The DNA sequence TCTGCAATCTGCCTGAACTCTTTTCACTGCGTTGTTACTTGCTGTTAAATCTGTTGATTTCAGATGCCAATGAACAGGGATTCAGGCGTCCCTGCTATTTTTACCACATCCATTATCAATTCTGCATACAGTGAAGGAAGCACGAAAACCGTTGTATCGAGACCGTCAACAGAGAATTTACGCCTATAAAGAAGTTTAGCATCCTTCGCATCCTCAAATAATATTGTTGCGAAAGTCTTCCTCGGTTTTCCTTCGTCTCCTGGAAAAAGCCAGCATGCTAATGGATAGCAGAGATACGGGCAACGCAATTAGAAATGAATTTACCTGTCCGATATATACCCAGAGATATCCTCCAAGAGGTCCTGAGATAGTTACTCCAATCGTCGTGAATGTGTTTACTATTCCACTTGCAATTGATGCATTTTTTTCATCCACAGATCTTATGGCTGTCAAAATGATGAAGTAACCAAATGACTGCCCCAAGGAGAATAAAGCGATGACGAAGTAAAGAAAAATCAAGGTAGGCGTAAAAGGAAACAGGAAAAGGGCAATCCCCATAAAAAAGTAGCCCATGACAGTTACAGTCCTTGGACCAAATTTGTCTGCAATTAATCCACCAATTGGGTTAGTTGCAGCATAAACTACCTCCATTACAACATCAAATATAGCTATACTGAGAATTGAGGCAGAGAATTTTTGAGAGAGAAACGCTGGATAGAACTTATCAGAATAAAGGCCGGCTGCGAGAATCATAACAGCAAGTGAAACCACAAAAAGTGACTTGTGACGCGCAATCCATTTTAACTTAGGTTTCATCCCGTAATCATCCCGGTTTGACTGCATGCTACGAGCTATGCCTCTGGGAACATACAAAGTCAAGAATATAATCGAGACAACAAAAAGGCTGGCAACTGCCAGAAATAAAATCTGAAAACCAATACTTTGAGCGATAATGCCTGCCAAGAAAACACCTACTGCACCTACTCCGGAACCCAGGGCGTTAACTTGACCAAGGAATCTTCCAACTCTCTCCCTCTGTATGTTCTGAGAAATAAGCACAGGCAAAAGGGTTTGTGGAATATATTCAGTAGCTCTCACAACTACATAGAAAATGCCTACCATCAGAATATTGTTTGAAAAAGCAAGTCCAACATACCCTAGGGCTCCAATGATGATGAAAATGGAAAATACCCTAGCAACAGGGTACCTACTACCTAACCACCCTCCAACAATTGTGAAGGGAATGCCAAGTGCTGATGCAAATCCAAATAGGCTCCCAGCCACAAACGGAGGGATAGACCTTATTATTAGCACATAAAAGCTGAAAAGGGAGGTCCCAACGGAAACGATGGAGGAGATGACAACAAAAACAATAATTCCTGTCGGTGCGTTTCTTTCCACCTCCATCGTTTAAACACCCCTAGAGACTGAATCTGTTTGCTGGTTCAGTTGAAGTGAAATGATCCCTGCTCTTTATAATATTTTGGTACGTTTTCTTGAAATACCAAAAAACACTTGTTCAGAGGATGGGCAGATATAATTAAGTGGGTAATGTGAATTACTAAACACCATCCTCTACGACCTTTGTTTCCGAATTTTGTACTAAGTTACCATAGATACGTGAAACAGATTTCAGGATGGGCTTCATGTAGATTTCGTACCATTCTAAAATGTTTGGCTCATCCTTAGAGTCTACATGCGAATAGGGATTTAACTTATTGAATAGTGCTAGTATAGTTACTAATATATTGTCGATTTGTCGATGATTTGTTGATGATTAGAGGATGGAAAAACATATTGATTTCACGAAGGTCCTGAAAATTGCTGCCATCAAAGAACTTAAGATGTACTGAGACATCTTCCTAGCCCATTAAATCAACGAAAATTTGACACCCACGTTGCATCAAAAAGAATAACTATGATTCCGCAATGAACAAAGGCATGGCATCAAATCCAGAAATCTACATGATGGTGTTATCGTACAGGCTGAAATCATCCTTTTATTCGCTCACCGCGGAAAAGAGGGAAGCAATGTCAGCTGCAACCTCAGATCTCTTTACCGGCTACTCAGGCGATCTGGTGAACCACCATTCCTACAGGTCGATGAGGTCGGACGGAGACATAGTATTCTGGTACTCAGCGCATTCTCCCGAGGCTATAGAAGCGGTCAAGTTTTCGCTAAACGATAAATTTTCAGCATACATGAGGCCAAATTACAGCATGATATCACTTTACGAGGACTCACCCTACCTGAAACCAGGAAATGTTCTTGACGATACCCTGCGGCAGCAGCCACTGAAATATTTTGTAGCCTACCCCATGAGCAAGCAACCCGAGTGGTACCTCCTGGATTACGAGGAGAGGAAGAAGATCATGGCAGAGCACATCGGCATGGCACTTGCTGATCCGGAAGGAAGGATGGTCAGGTCTTACACAACCTATTCATACGGACTCGGGGACCAGGAATTTGTTGTATTATACGAGACAGACTCCCTTGCAGCATGGTCACACGCAACCAGAAAATTGAGGGAAGCAAGAGCACGGAAATGGATAGTTAACGAAACGCCTATAATTGTAGGCATACTGAGGGAAAAATTATTTTAGTGCACTGACGTCGAAAAAGAGAGAAAGGCTGATAATGGCACCGGCAGTCCGCCAATATAAATCCTTTTAAAATGCTGTAAGATAGGGATGCTGTGTTCATTGTCAGGTATTCTGAGATAGGGCTCAAGGGCAGGAAAGCCAGGTCATCAATGGAGAGGCTTCTTCTCAGTAACCTTTTACTTTCATTGAAAAAACATGGGATATCTGCGGATGCCAGGAGGGAATCCGGGAGGATCATGGTCTATCCCGTCAGGGAGGGAGAAGAGGCAGAGAAGGCCATCGGATATGTAGCAGGTGTCAAGTCGTTTTCACCGTGCACGGAGCACAGTGCATCAACCCTGGATGAAGTAGTCGAAGTGGCGAAATCAGAGTTCTCACAGGCGGTAAAGGGGAAAACTTTTGCAGTCAGATCAAGAAGAACAGGATCCCATGACTTCACGTCAATGGACATGGACAGGGCTATCGGGTCAGCCATATTCGAGGGATCAGCAGGCGTTGACCTCAGGAACCCACAGGTCGAGGTCGGAGTGGAGATCAGGGACAGCGAGCTTTTCCTTTACAGCCGGGTCATAAAGGGTCCAGGGGGACTTCCACTCGGGTCCCAGGGCAAGCTTGTCAGCCTCATGTCAGGCGGAATAGATTCACCTGTAGCAGCATGGATGATGATGAAGCGAGGATCTCCGGTTGATCTCATATTCTGCTCCCTTGCACACCCTGTCGATACACTCGCATTCCTTAAGTCTGCAGAAAAGCTTCTTGGAAGGTGGTCCACGGGTGTGGACGCAACAATAAATATAATCGACGGGAGACCCCTCATTGAGGCTTTTGCGGACAAAAACCGGTACCATTTCCAGAACGTTGAATTCAAGCGCGCACTGTACCTCATAGCACAGGTAATTGCCATTGAAGAAGGTGCCCATGGCATAGTAACCGGGGAATCACTGGGGCAGGTATCTTCCCAGACTGCTGAGAACCTGGGTTCGATCAGCCATGGACTCGAGATACCGATATTCAGGCCGCTCATAGGATTCGATAAGGACCAGATTATCGATCTCGCCCGCCAGATAGGTACAATGCCTGAAGCGGACCTCGGGGAATTCTGTTCACTGTTTGCAGATACACCTATCACAAGGATCACCACTGAAACTCTGGACAGGGACATGGGTGACTTTGCGCTTGCCGATCAACTTGCCTCACAGCGCGTTTCCTTCAAATTTTCGGAACTTGACCGATATCTTGAGTCCTTATCAGGTGGCGTAACGGGGGTTAATGGAATTGAGGCGAATTCGGTGGTGTTAGACATGAGGAGCGCAGACAAGTATCAGGGCTGGCATTACCCCGGAGCCATAAGAGCTGGATTGGGAGATATTACGGATATTGTGGACAAGCTCGGAAAGGATAAAGTCTACATTGTATACTGCCAGAAAGGGCTTCAGAGTGCATACGCAGCATCAAGGATAAAATCACTCGGCGCAAACGCATTCTACGCAAATGAGGAGTCCATGAGAAAAATTTCAGGAGTTTCCCTGTCCTGAAAGAACCAGTTTTCGTATAGTCACGAATTCCTTGTCGTATACATCCTTCCGGTTGAATTTCCTCGGGACTGCGAGAGGGTAATAATTTCCTTCAATGAATGCTATGCGTGCGGCTGACAGTGCATTGTCGTGTATCTTGTGAGGCATGCTGGTGTTGGTCTCATCAACGATGGTTATGCCGATATTTGTCTTTTCAAGTGCATCCATGATCGCCATCCTGTTAGGCTTGTCCCCGTTTCCAATCTTTATTGAGATATTTTTGTAGGAGTAGAAATCAGCTATCTCCTGCACCTCTTTTCCAACTGAAGCTGTATCAGGGCATTCATAGGCCTCCGTAAGTATCATGTCTGCGGTTACGGCGATTCCCGGTCTCGGCCCAGGATCTATCCCTATTATGATGCTGTTGAAGTCATAACGGTTGAGCAGGCGTGGAAGAGCCATTCTTATGGCCTGCACGGGATTGCTCGACTTTATCTGTCTTGGCAGCTGATCATCGCCGTCAGCGCTCAGGACAACAGGAACGTCTTCCGGTATCTGTCCAGGATCCTCAATGCTCACGAATGGCAGTTCCCACTCCCTGAGCTGGTATATAACATCATGATAAAATTTGAAGTCCTGGGTAAATATGCCTATCCGACCCATTCAAGTGTCTATGCGCCTATGATTTAAATTCTTTACGCATCCTTGATGCTATTTCCTGATAACTGTCCCTTTACAAGTTCATTGGCCAGCTCTACAAACTGCTTTTCTTTCCCTCTTGCAATGACTGCACCTGCTGCTACGTCGTGCCCGCCGCCACTTCCGCCCACCTGGCTGGATGCCTCCCTCATTACTATGGACAGGTTAAGGCCCCTCTGCACAAGTCTCCTGGTGCCCCTGGAAGAAACCTTTGTGTCTTCCGAACCAACATTGAAACCAATGAGGGGTTTGTCCTGCTTAAGCAGGTACAAAGAGAGTATGCCACTTATGGAGCCGGTCATTTCACCTTCGGGCGCGTAGAAATATCTTATGCTGTCCTCTTCAAAGACATCTTTCAGTACCCTGTACGTATATTCAATGAGTTTAGTCTTTGATATCTTCCAGTTTGATTCCATCTCATCCTTCACGGAAGTATCTCCGAGAAAGTACTGTACTGGAATTGAATTCTTACCAATTTTGCTGTTTCCGTCAACAATGCTGCTTATTTCCTTGGAGGAGTATCCAGTATCCTTGAACCTGATAATGTCGCCCTCCAGGTACTTCATTGCTTCCAGGCCAATATTCTGTGTGATCAGTTTTGCCGCGAGCGCATTTGTAAGTGCAGCCTTTTCGGTATCCTGCAAATCATATACACTGGTTTCCGGGTTTATCCCCAAGTTGTTAAGCAACCTGGTCACATTTTCAGGGTTTCCTGTGAGATCCATGAAGAACGGATCAGTGGAATAGGTCACAGCATCCACGACCCTGCCACCCTCAAGATTCAGCGTGTGCACTGTATCATAACCGCTTCCATACTCCTTCTCAAGTATGCTGTTGATTCCTCGCAGTCCACCGATATCCTGCTTGTCAGCAATTACTCCAGAGAGGAAGAATGGAAAAAGATCCCGGTTCTTTTCGTCAACTGTAAGCGCCATCAGGTAAGCCATTGTAGCTCCGCAGGCTTCCCTTGTTCCGTCAATGCCAAAATCCCTTGCATTTATATTAAGCGCCTTTATCGTGGATTTATTGTAGAAATGGTGGTCCAGAATTATGATATTCTCGGATTCCGGCACATACTGTATCTGGTCAGACCCGGCGTCCACTATCACGGTTGTGACATCCGGCTGCTCCTCAATCCTTCTCCTGAAGTTTTCGCCGTCAAGGCTTTTTATGTAGCCAAGGTGAAATTTTATGCCCAGGCGTTTCAGCATGGTGCAAAGCACAATTGCAGAGCTTGTTCCATCTCCGTCGTAGTGAGCAAGCACCCGCACGTATCTTGAATTCTTTATCTCGGAGGAACCTCTGTATAGAAGTTCATAAAATTTTGGGTCAATAATGTCCTTTAGCATCGTGATTACAGGACTTTACTGAGGTTCCACTCCGGAGCAATGCTTCCCTGTCGCTTATAGTACTTTACAAGCCTCAGCATTTTTGACATTATGAGCATTTCTCCTCTTATGTTGCTCATGTCCTTCCTGTTGGATTCCGTATGTTTCCTTACATTCTTGTATCTGTTTATGAGGTGAGTAAGATCTTCGGGCAATTCCGCTTTAACACCGTTTTCTATCAGGATAGTCCCTATCTTCTTCCCAAGGATCGGTTTCGTGCCGGGTATTCCGTACTGATCCCTCAACTTGATTCCAATAACTGAATGGGACATCCCCTGCTTGTTGAGATCGACAACTGTTTTCACTATCTCGTCGTCTCCCATTCCAAGCCACGAGGGCTTCCCTTGTCCATATACTCTGTGTGATCCGGATTTTCCTCTCTTTCTTGTGTGCATTCGTGCCATTAACAGTATCTCCTAATTTATTCTCCATAGCAAAGGTATTAATCTATTTTTTGACAGTAAATGGGCATCAGTCCACAGTGTTCCTCGATACTCTCTCGTACTGCGTTATAACTTCCATACCCACAGACCATATTGTCAGTTCATCCCTGAAAATAGATATTTTCTCGAATGAATCGAGATTTGACCTGTAATCTCCTTCCGAAAACCCACCTATCACTACCGTAATAGGCAACGGTGACTCGATCACTGACTCGATTTGCCGAACCTCGGAACCGGGAGCCATTACTATAACCCTACCCTCAGCTTTGCCAATGATTGTATCCAGGCTTGCTTCACTAATGCTGAGCAGGGTTTTTCCTTCCGCCACTATTTTCCTCTCCTGGAATAACTTCTCGAAAAGTCCTATGAACCTGTTGTAAGCCCTTGGGAGCCGGGTATCGGGGGAAATATCAATTACAAGGTTATTCCTTGTGTGTATTCTAACCCTCAAGCCACCGGTCCTGTTCAATATGGAATCTAGTGCCATCAAGAGGAATATGTGTATAATGTCCGGTCTACCCCTCCTGTTGGATTCTCCAGGAAAATGCCGGTCAATGCTGCTGTGCATATAGTTGGAATCCAGGAGTATATTTGCAACCTTCTTCTTCCGTTCCTTTGCTATTTTCCCGATTGAATAGTCATCCATCATCTCTGTAGGTATTGTCTCAAGTTCAGCATCTGCAATAATTATGGTCAGCACATCCCAATAGTGCTTTGCCGGAATTATAAATATCGATCCGGAACCGTGGGAAAAGGTTAATGGCAGGTATAAACTGATGTAATCGTGTACAATATTTCCGTGATAGGTGGGAGTACAATTACAGATGAATACTGCATGATCGCACGCAGGGTGGGAGAACTTCTGGCAAGGAATAAGTCAATAGTGTTCTGCGGAGGACTTTCAGGAGTCATGGAGTGTGTTGCTGACGGGGTTAAAAGCAAGGGAGGCATTGTGGTAGGGATACTGCCTGGATACAGCCCGATGGAAGGCAATTCGAACCTCACTGTTTCTGTCCCGACAGGAATGGGATTTGCCAGGAACTTTCTTGTAATAAGGGCTGGGGAAGCAGTAATTGCCATTGACGGGTCAGCTGGGACGCTGTCAGAGGCAGCATTTGCAATAAGCGAGGGGAAGGACATCATATCGCTTGGATCAGCAGAGATTGTGCCCAGGAAGAAACAGGAGGGAAAATTCATCAGGGCAGCCACACCAGATGGAGCTGTTGATATGGCATTGAGTTCTGCAAAAAAATTCAGGGAGAAGTTCATTGAAATAATGCAGAAATTAAAGGATTAGATTACCTTCTCCACTTTGGATTGCTTGGCCTGTTAGGTTTCCTTCCGGAACCCAATACAAGGATCACCATGAAAATAAATACTCCCGCCGCAACATAGTAGATCCAGTCATAATTTGGAGGTGTCCCGTTGTAAAATGTTACTGAAGCTTTCTGGGTTTCACCGTTTACCTTGATCAACGGGTTGTTCACGGAAATTGAAAGCGTGTATGAGCCAGTACCGAGCACTGACTCTAGTATCTCCAGGGAAACGACCTGCGAGGAATCCGGCGCCAGGCTGACTACCTTTGTACCATACAGGTTGCCGTTCAGATCGAACGACACGGTTATATTATTGATGGCGAAAGGCTGGCTGTTTGTTATGGTAGCTGACAGGGTAATCGGGTTATAAACGTTGATAGCGAATGTGTGGGAATAATTAACATATTGGTTACCATACAGCGCGCTTGTGATAACCGCTATATAAATTGTCTGTGGCGAAGCGGGAGCTGTAACTGAGAATGAGGCGGAGGGGTTGCTTCCCCCATAATTCTCATAAGTGCTGGTAGGCGAAAATCCAGTCAGGTTTTCGCCGGAAAAGAAAGCCTCTGTCGTGTAATTGCTGAAACCAACGGAATTATTCACATAGACGGTGAAACTCTGTCCGGTGTAGACATTTCCTGGAATTGTGACAGAGACATTATCGACTATGGGTATCGGGGATGCTGCAGATACCATGGCAAGGGCAGGTAATGCCATGAATGCAACTATCAGGACGGCAAATAGCTTGTTCATCTCCTGAACCTCCTACCCCTCATCGAGGCTATAACCAGTCCTGCCACAACAGTCACGGCAATTATGATTAATCCGGTGAAAAGTGTCGCAAGTGCATCACCGGTGTAGTTGGGTATGATCCCATTACCAGACGGGGACGGAACAATGCTTGTATACGGATATTCCACTGTTAACAATACTGGTTCTGTTACTGTGCTTCCGTTGATGGTGGCATTAAAGTCGGCATAAACTGTTCCACCGGGGGAGTAAGCAGAGCCTGTGGGTGAGAGAATGACATCAACAGTAACAGACTGGGAATATGGAACGTTTATTGGTCCTGCAGCCTTCCCGTTGTAAACAAGTGTAGCTGTCCATCCATAAAGGTTTACGTTTGTGGAACTGTTAATCTTTCCAGTCACCGTGATCGGTGCATTTCCCGTATTGACGAGTTTGATCTGGTACACAAGATTATTTCCCTGTGGAGTTCCAAATATGGATACCACATGTGTTGAATATGAAAGTCTCGGAACCACATCAACGTTCACTATTCCGGATGAAGTCGATGAAGAATAGCTCATGTTGATGGGCACGGCCTCTATTCCGGCCTGAGGATTTTTCATGGCATATACAGTGGCATTCACAGACTTGGTCTGTCCGGGTGCAAGCCCGATATGCGTCTCGTTGAACAATATAACCCAGGATGGGCTGCCGGAACTCAGCGTGACGTCATTGTAAACATTCTGCCTGTTAGTGACGTTGAAACGCACAAGGGTACTGTTTGTAAGGTTCAGTCCAGTCTGTATTTGCGGATAATTCTTTGCCTGGGTTATTACAACATTTCCTGTGACCTGCTGACTCAGTGATAGTGTAACCGATTGTGTGGAATTTATTTCAATGGTGTCATTTTCGCTATATGTGACGGTCAGTACTGTGTTGTTAAAAGCCGTCATGGTCTGTGTAACGCTTGCATAAAACGAATAGTTTCCCAGTGGAAGTAGAAGTGAAGTCTGCGACGTGTTGAACATTATGTTGTAGGGGTATTCTGTGATCACAACATTCGTCTTTTGTGGCACAGATCCGACTGTCACTATGACCTTTGTCAGGTACGTATTCACGAGGCTGAAATTATCATAGTAAGTGCCACTGAATGCAGGAATGGTGACTCCATTGAAATACCCTGTTCCGGTTGCATTGTTGAGAGCATATATCTCCCAAGTACCGGAAGGCAGGGACACTGTATAGAAACCATCTGAATTTGTTGTTACTTCAGCAATGTACTTCCCGGAAGTGGACAGTATCTGAACTGCCGTATTTTCTAACGGCGATCCCTTAATGGTAACCTGTCCGGTAAGGACGGTATTTACAGGATTCGACTTTACGTTTATTGTGAAAGAACCAGTCGAGGTCGTGGAAATTGTGCCACTGCCTGAAACAACATACGAACCCGTTGAATTCACTACTGTATTGTAATACTGCACGCTATAGCTTCCTGTTGTTGGAATATACACCTTGTCTGTTGTCAGGTTGGCTGTGGTTCCGTTGATTGTCAGTGTATAGTGTCCCCCTCCAATGCCAAGGGAATTTTTCAGCAGAATCACCCGGGCGGATACGTTGGAAGGAGTTACCACGCGGTTTGCATTCAGGGAGTAAAGATTCCAGGATGCCACAGGACTGCCTGTTACATTCGAATAGGTATATACGAGATAATTGCCAAACGGAAGTGGTCCGCTGGCATTTACTGCATATCCTGTAGAATTGAAAACTGTATAGTTGGTTTCATTTACCTTGAGCGTTGCATATGGGGTCGCTGAAAGCAGGATTTTCTGGTTTGCAGAATTTGGAATGACCACAGCGGGTTCAGCCAGCTTAAGTGTAGATGTGCCGTTGCTCGCAGAGGCTAGATATACTCCTGGAACTACACTTGCAGATATTCCATTTTCGTTTCCGTGAAGGTAGTACGTATTTGTTCCAGTTAACGTCAGGTTCACGATGCCGTCAAGCTTCTGGTTATTGTTGAAGAGCGTGAAATTGGCTTTGACCGTTACTGGGTTCATTGTAACACTCTGGCTGCTGCCCGTTATACTGGCAGTCACTGAGCTGTAAAGAGGTGCCATTGAAGTAGAACTTAAGTCCAGCTTACTCTGGTTCGTATAATAAAGTGTAGCTGTTCCTGAACCTATAGTGCCAAAATACACCGGGTTTCCAGATGAATAGAGAACAGAAATTCCCGAGTTTATTGCACTGCCCGAAGAATCATGAAGAGATACAGTCTGCTGGTTTGCAAATGTAAGCATAGGTGATACGCTGCGGTTGGAAATCAGATAGATACTCTGGAACCCAGTCTGGAAATTGCCCAGGTATGTTACTGCTGACATTACGCCATAGAAACCCTCAGGCAGCATTATGCTATAAGGACCCGGAGTTGAATACGAGTATTTGAGGAACGTGGAATTACTCATTATCTCATAGTATCCACTGTAAGCGGAAACTGCTGATAATGATGCTGATACAGTGAGAGAGTAGGATAAACTCATTGTGGCAGTCACTGATACATTTGACTCCACATCAATAGTTTTAACCACTGCATTGCTTCCGCTGGACGCATAAAGTGTATAGATTCCATAAGGTACGGTGATGGAAAACTGCCCGCCGGTGTTTATGGTGGTTTTGTAAGCGCTTGAGATCTGCCCGTCCGGATACAGGAATATCGTGTTACCTGCCCTGGAATTGTAGATAGTTCCAGAGACAGTTGCGCTCATTGACGCTGAGAGTGATAACGTGGAGTTCTGACCCCAATTTGAGAATGTCACGGTGGTGACGTTTGTCTGTGAGCTACCTTTAGTTGCGTATACAGAATAAGTTCCGGGCTGTACCCATAGATTAGCGTGTCCCGCACTGTTTGTTACATTGGAATATACTGTGGAGCCGTCAACCGCCTTGACAGTATAACCAGGCGAAAGGCCGAATGACGAGGAAGTATTGACGAAAAGACTGTCAAAGTAAACGATAGCATCATATACCAAGCTACCGCCAATAGTTATGTTAGCCTGGAGTATGTCAGGATAATACGTACCATTGACAAGGAGTGATTCATGATAATTGTAGGGCTGGATGTTATTCAGCACATATGCTCCATTCACTATGGGGATGGATATATTTGTGTTATACGTGGAATTGGTAAGGAACACAGTGCCAGTTTCTATCTTCTTTGTTGAAAACTGTCCTGGAAGGGAAGCATTCGCGTTCTTGATATTCTGGTATTCAATGAAAGCGGTTCCGGATATCTCGGAAGTCTTCGCCTGATAATTATCCTGGATGTAATAGTTCGGCATTCCTGTTGTTGAATTTATTGCCAGTGTTTGTCTCTCGGCCTGCTGTGTTGATACATATACAGGCTGTTCCTTCAGGATGTTCTTTCCATAAAGATAAAGTGGATTCAAAGCCCCGGTACTGAATACTACGGTATCGTTTCCGGGTACAGCTGTCAAGTTATAGTAACCATTAGCATTGGTCTGTACAACGCTATGGGGTATCCCGTACTGGTCATACAGGGTTACATTTACGCCACCGATCGGGAGTCCATTGGAATTTGTAACCCGTCCATTTATTATTGCGCCTGGGTAATAAGAAACAATGGGGTCGCTGCTTCCGAGCATCTGTGACGTTGAGGGGAAGATTACAGCAGTTCCAATCCCTTCCTTAAGGTAAGTATAAGCCTGTTGTAATGGTATATCCTGCCATGCATTGGGGTGAGCTGCATAATTAGTGTATGGATTCCATGGTATGAGTTCATAAACGATCTCAAAGTTACTCATATTCCAGGCAGGCATAATTGTCAGGTTAGTGGTTCCGCTGACCAGTCCGGGGATGCCATTAGATACTCCCACAGCGCTGGCAGGGAAACCTATCTGCAGGCGATAAATTGTTGTAT is a window from the Thermoplasmatales archaeon genome containing:
- a CDS encoding oxalate/formate antiporter family transporter, with product MEVERNAPTGIIVFVVISSIVSVGTSLFSFYVLIIRSIPPFVAGSLFGFASALGIPFTIVGGWLGSRYPVARVFSIFIIIGALGYVGLAFSNNILMVGIFYVVVRATEYIPQTLLPVLISQNIQRERVGRFLGQVNALGSGVGAVGVFLAGIIAQSIGFQILFLAVASLFVVSIIFLTLYVPRGIARSMQSNRDDYGMKPKLKWIARHKSLFVVSLAVMILAAGLYSDKFYPAFLSQKFSASILSIAIFDVVMEVVYAATNPIGGLIADKFGPRTVTVMGYFFMGIALFLFPFTPTLIFLYFVIALFSLGQSFGYFIILTAIRSVDEKNASIASGIVNTFTTIGVTISGPLGGYLWVYIGQVNSFLIALPVSLLSISMLAFSRRRRKTEEDFRNNII
- a CDS encoding putative heme peroxidase produces the protein MNKGMASNPEIYMMVLSYRLKSSFYSLTAEKREAMSAATSDLFTGYSGDLVNHHSYRSMRSDGDIVFWYSAHSPEAIEAVKFSLNDKFSAYMRPNYSMISLYEDSPYLKPGNVLDDTLRQQPLKYFVAYPMSKQPEWYLLDYEERKKIMAEHIGMALADPEGRMVRSYTTYSYGLGDQEFVVLYETDSLAAWSHATRKLREARARKWIVNETPIIVGILREKLF
- a CDS encoding tRNA s(4)U8 sulfurtransferase; translation: MFIVRYSEIGLKGRKARSSMERLLLSNLLLSLKKHGISADARRESGRIMVYPVREGEEAEKAIGYVAGVKSFSPCTEHSASTLDEVVEVAKSEFSQAVKGKTFAVRSRRTGSHDFTSMDMDRAIGSAIFEGSAGVDLRNPQVEVGVEIRDSELFLYSRVIKGPGGLPLGSQGKLVSLMSGGIDSPVAAWMMMKRGSPVDLIFCSLAHPVDTLAFLKSAEKLLGRWSTGVDATINIIDGRPLIEAFADKNRYHFQNVEFKRALYLIAQVIAIEEGAHGIVTGESLGQVSSQTAENLGSISHGLEIPIFRPLIGFDKDQIIDLARQIGTMPEADLGEFCSLFADTPITRITTETLDRDMGDFALADQLASQRVSFKFSELDRYLESLSGGVTGVNGIEANSVVLDMRSADKYQGWHYPGAIRAGLGDITDIVDKLGKDKVYIVYCQKGLQSAYAASRIKSLGANAFYANEESMRKISGVSLS
- a CDS encoding single-stranded-DNA-specific exonuclease RecJ — encoded protein: MLKDIIDPKFYELLYRGSSEIKNSRYVRVLAHYDGDGTSSAIVLCTMLKRLGIKFHLGYIKSLDGENFRRRIEEQPDVTTVIVDAGSDQIQYVPESENIIILDHHFYNKSTIKALNINARDFGIDGTREACGATMAYLMALTVDEKNRDLFPFFLSGVIADKQDIGGLRGINSILEKEYGSGYDTVHTLNLEGGRVVDAVTYSTDPFFMDLTGNPENVTRLLNNLGINPETSVYDLQDTEKAALTNALAAKLITQNIGLEAMKYLEGDIIRFKDTGYSSKEISSIVDGNSKIGKNSIPVQYFLGDTSVKDEMESNWKISKTKLIEYTYRVLKDVFEEDSIRYFYAPEGEMTGSISGILSLYLLKQDKPLIGFNVGSEDTKVSSRGTRRLVQRGLNLSIVMREASSQVGGSGGGHDVAAGAVIARGKEKQFVELANELVKGQLSGNSIKDA
- a CDS encoding 30S ribosomal protein S15/S13e; translated protein: MGDDEIVKTVVDLNKQGMSHSVIGIKLRDQYGIPGTKPILGKKIGTILIENGVKAELPEDLTHLINRYKNVRKHTESNRKDMSNIRGEMLIMSKMLRLVKYYKRQGSIAPEWNLSKVL
- the nep1 gene encoding Ribosomal RNA small subunit methyltransferase Nep1, with the protein product MLTIIIADAELETIPTEMMDDYSIGKIAKERKKKVANILLDSNYMHSSIDRHFPGESNRRGRPDIIHIFLLMALDSILNRTGGLRVRIHTRNNLVIDISPDTRLPRAYNRFIGLFEKLFQERKIVAEGKTLLSISEASLDTIIGKAEGRVIVMAPGSEVRQIESVIESPLPITVVIGGFSEGDYRSNLDSFEKISIFRDELTIWSVGMEVITQYERVSRNTVD
- a CDS encoding ABC-type spermidine/putrescine transport systems, ATPase components, translated to MYNISVIGGSTITDEYCMIARRVGELLARNKSIVFCGGLSGVMECVADGVKSKGGIVVGILPGYSPMEGNSNLTVSVPTGMGFARNFLVIRAGEAVIAIDGSAGTLSEAAFAISEGKDIISLGSAEIVPRKKQEGKFIRAATPDGAVDMALSSAKKFREKFIEIMQKLKD